One Caretta caretta isolate rCarCar2 chromosome 6, rCarCar1.hap1, whole genome shotgun sequence genomic region harbors:
- the DUSP8 gene encoding dual specificity protein phosphatase 8 isoform X2 encodes MIVPSEDQFWMDMHEGQMKLKIRVRRMKESRDMRGGFATFSSCFPGLCEGKPAAILPMSISQPCLPVANVGPTRILPHLYLGSQKDVLNKDLMTQNGISYVLNASNSCPKPDFICDSHFMRIPVNDNYCEKLLPWLDKSIEFIDKAKVSSGQVMVHCLAGISRSATIAIAYIMKTMGMSSDDAYRFVKDRRPSISPNFNFLGQLLEYERSLKLLKALKAQGDRSEGDAQPDPAEVPESNRHLKLSTSEKSEDISKSTSLAPSRSEPERPAGAPKIVSPTALQQGLNGLHLSSERIQDTNRLKRSFSLDIKSAYSPSLRQDTPGPADTGEAPKLCKLDSPSGPNGLCQFSPVPDSPDWPSGPDFLLEAKVRQRRKHRHQAGSPAHGMSLNFSGVCAVHKSTSVEDNLKQTLRLSLPGVGQQPTQPAATPNSAGGGGVGAWGVHLESPSTPSSENPWYFGTDSAVGGGGSGALFASAASYSSFSCSTLQGSCEIRLRDKQRAEQRDGRHSWHEDAATEKQFKRRSCQMEFEETMSEGRSREDLGKIGKQSSFSGSMEIIEVS; translated from the exons ATGATTGTGCCCTCCGAGGACCAGTTCTGGATGGACATGCATGAGGGGCAGATGAAGCTGAAAATCAGGGTGCGGAGGATGAAGGAGAGCAGGGACATGCGAG GGGGCTTTGCCACCTTCTCATCTTGCTTCCCAGGACTCTGCGAAGGGAAACCAGCTGCCATCTTGCCAATGAGCATCTCCCAGCCATGCTTGCCAGTGGCCAATGTTGGCCCCACCCGCATCCTGCCTCATCTCTACCTGGGCTCCCAGAAAGATGTCCTAAACAAG gacctgatgactCAGAATGGAATAAGCTACGTCCTCAATGCCAGCAACTCCTGCCCCAAGCCAGACTTCATCTGTGACAGTCACTTCATGCGCATTCCTGTCAATGACAACTACTGTGAGAAGCTGCTTCCCTGGCTGGACAAGTCCATTGAGTTCATCG ACAAGGCCAAGGTATCCAGCGGCCAAGTGATGGTGCACTGCTTGGCAGGGATCTCCCGCTCAGCCACCATTGCCATCGCCTACATCATGAAGACCATGGGCATGTCTTCAGACGACGCCTACAG ATTTGTCAAAGACCGGCGCCCATCCATATCGCCCAACTTCAACTTCCTGGGCCAGCTCCTGGAGTACGAGAGGAGCCTGAAGCTCCTCAAGGCCTTGAAGGCCCAAGGTGATAGGAGTGAGGGGGATGCCCAGCCAGACCCAGCTGAAGTGCCTGAGAGCAACAGGCACCTGAAGCTTTCTACCTCAGAAAAGTCCGAGGACATATCGAAAAGCACAAGCTTGGCACCCTCCCGCAGTGAGCCCGAGAGGCCAGCAGGAGCTCCCAAAATTGTCTCACCCACAGCACTACAGCAAGGACTCAACGGCCTGCACTTGTCCTCGGAGCGCATCCAAGACACCAACCGGCTAAAGCGCTCCTTCTCCCTGGACATCAAATCAGCCTACTCCCCCAGCCTGAGGCAGGACACCCCAGGCCCCGCTGACACCGGGGAAGCCCCCAAGCTCTGCAAGCTGGACAGCCCTTCTGGACCTAATGGCTTGTGCCAGTTCTCACCCGTGCCGGACAGTCCCGACTGGCCCAGCGGGCCGGACTTCCTACTGGAAGCCAAGGTCAGGCAGAGGCGGAAACACAGGCATCAGGCGGGCTCCCCTGCCCACGGAATGAGCCTCAATTTCAGCGGGGTGTGTGCCGTGCACAAAAGCACCAGCGTGGAGGACAATCTCAAGCAGACGCTGCGGCTGAGCCTCCCTGGCGTGGGACAGCAGCCCACACAGCCAGCTGCGACACCAAACTCTGCTGGCGGAGGGGGGGTCGGCGCCTGGGGCGTGCATTTGGAATCACCCAGCACCCCGTCGTCAGAGAATCCCTGGTACTTTGGCACAGACTCGGCGGTGGGCGGCGGAGGGAGCGGGGCCTTGTTTGCCAGCGCTGCCTCGTACTCCTCGTTCAGCTGCAGCACCCTGCAGGGCAGCTGCGAGATCAGGTTGAGGGACAAGCAGAGGGCGGAGCAGAGGGACGGGCGACACAGCTGGCACGAGGATGCCGCCACGGAGAAGCAGTTCAAGAGGAGGAGCTGCCAGATGGAGTTCGAGGAGACCATGTCAGAGGGCAGGTCCCGGGAAGACCTGGGCAAAATAGGCAAACAGTCTAGCTTTTCGGGCAGCATGGAGATCATTGAGGTGTCCTGA